Proteins encoded together in one candidate division KSB1 bacterium window:
- a CDS encoding S9 family peptidase: MNTKNPITIFAALVLTLVSAAQAQQSASFKHRPYVPKIATFLQIGGCGPSGVSWDGKDVYFTANMSGEPQVYRVNEAGWPMQLTTFTDGVSGFSLSWAGDQAITTAAVGGNENSQLFWMDPQSGRQQQLIDMPNVQFGNVAWAHDDQSFFFRSNEENLKDFFIYRFEMATGNYAKVFGDTNGVRGNLAINDLSEDDSRIIVARYTSNVNNDLFLVDLKTGRHEQLNNDSGDVVYGSIELMPDGQTIWLTCNDNPSGMSKIATLDLTTRKLEYVNDGWFDTKWEVEGCGFSRDKRIQFAEVNEDGYARMYMRDFTTKQPLPNPPLDGLLGAGGSDKHGNIYVSFSGPTRAPDVWKWNPTTKELKQLTFSIYAGIDRSMFIEPRLVRFESFDKLQIPAFLYLPPSWKQGQPVPFVIDAHGGPEGQARPGFIRNYQYLMLNGYGVLAVNPRGSSGYGRDFMALDNYKKRKDSLKDYKAAADWLVKLGYSAPGMMAIRGGSYGGYVSLGMITEYPTLFSAAVCDVGIANFVTFLTNTASYRRALREAEYGPLSDSTFLATISPIHKAGDVKTPLLLIHGANDPRVPIGEARQMCAAISANGGIVDTLIFADEGHGSAKKENTIQTYEKQIEFFDAYLKPKTVKVKE, from the coding sequence ATGAACACCAAGAATCCGATCACCATTTTCGCCGCGCTCGTTCTGACTTTAGTGTCCGCCGCGCAGGCGCAGCAATCGGCCAGCTTCAAGCACCGCCCCTATGTTCCGAAGATCGCCACGTTTCTCCAGATCGGAGGCTGTGGACCGTCCGGCGTGAGCTGGGACGGCAAAGACGTCTATTTTACCGCCAACATGTCCGGCGAGCCGCAGGTTTACCGTGTCAATGAGGCCGGTTGGCCGATGCAGCTGACCACGTTTACCGATGGCGTGAGTGGCTTCTCGCTGTCGTGGGCGGGCGATCAGGCGATCACGACCGCGGCGGTCGGCGGCAATGAGAACTCGCAACTGTTCTGGATGGATCCGCAATCCGGACGACAGCAGCAGCTCATCGACATGCCCAACGTTCAGTTCGGCAACGTCGCGTGGGCGCATGATGACCAGTCCTTCTTCTTCCGCTCCAACGAGGAGAATCTGAAGGACTTCTTCATCTACCGGTTCGAGATGGCGACGGGTAACTACGCCAAGGTCTTTGGCGACACGAACGGCGTGCGCGGCAATCTGGCGATCAACGACCTGTCCGAGGATGATTCGAGGATCATCGTCGCGCGCTACACATCCAATGTCAACAACGATCTCTTTCTCGTTGACCTCAAGACCGGCCGTCACGAGCAGTTGAACAACGATTCGGGCGATGTAGTTTACGGCAGCATCGAGCTGATGCCTGACGGACAGACAATCTGGCTGACCTGCAATGATAATCCCAGCGGCATGTCCAAGATCGCAACCTTGGACTTGACCACCAGGAAACTCGAATACGTCAACGATGGCTGGTTCGACACCAAGTGGGAAGTCGAAGGCTGCGGTTTCTCCCGCGACAAACGGATTCAGTTCGCGGAAGTGAACGAAGATGGCTACGCGCGGATGTACATGCGTGACTTCACGACGAAGCAGCCGCTGCCCAATCCGCCCCTCGACGGTCTGCTCGGCGCGGGCGGCTCCGACAAGCACGGCAACATCTACGTCTCCTTTTCGGGCCCCACTCGCGCACCCGATGTCTGGAAGTGGAACCCGACGACCAAAGAGCTCAAACAGCTTACGTTCTCGATCTATGCCGGGATTGATCGCAGCATGTTCATCGAACCCCGGCTCGTCCGCTTCGAGAGTTTCGACAAGTTGCAGATTCCCGCCTTCCTCTATCTGCCGCCGAGCTGGAAGCAAGGTCAACCTGTCCCGTTCGTGATCGACGCGCACGGCGGCCCCGAGGGTCAGGCGCGCCCCGGCTTCATCCGCAACTATCAGTATCTGATGTTGAACGGCTACGGTGTGCTGGCGGTCAATCCGCGCGGCTCGTCGGGTTATGGCCGCGACTTCATGGCCCTCGACAATTACAAGAAGCGCAAGGATTCGCTGAAAGATTACAAGGCTGCGGCCGATTGGTTGGTCAAGCTGGGCTATTCCGCGCCGGGCATGATGGCCATTCGCGGCGGCTCCTATGGCGGCTATGTTTCACTCGGGATGATCACCGAATACCCGACGCTGTTCTCCGCCGCCGTCTGTGATGTCGGGATTGCGAATTTCGTGACCTTCCTCACCAACACCGCGTCCTATCGCCGTGCGCTGCGCGAAGCCGAATATGGCCCGCTGTCGGACTCGACTTTCCTCGCGACGATCTCGCCGATCCACAAAGCCGGCGACGTCAAGACGCCGCTGCTACTGATCCACGGCGCCAACGATCCGCGCGTCCCCATCGGCGAAGCCCGCCAAATGTGCGCGGCCATCAGCGCCAATGGCGGCATCGTCGATACGCTGATCTTCGCCGACGAAGGCCACGGCTCCGCCAAGAAAGAGAACACGATCCAGACCTACGAAAAGCAGATCGAATTCTTCGACGCCTACCTCAAGCCAAAGACGGTCAAGGTGAAGGAATAG
- a CDS encoding 3-hydroxybutyryl-CoA dehydrogenase, translated as MASDSVDLTGEFYPIERLLVCGPLTDALAIGARARAAGHQVSLLIPDEEVEQAPQNFPVLNSESVIGEDDFDLAIELHCTDLGAKAETLLYLEDVFNEQVPILTLTMAISTGELVREMLMPERVIGVSMLPPFAETKVAELMTAPDTTREALHTARRFCESLGMTAVHVEDAPAGVLVRAVCCLVNEAALALQERIATAAEIDSAMKLGVNYPAGPLAWGDQIGLDRVVAVMDGLFAEFKEERYRPVPLLKRQVRAGRTGVLVGQGFHTYR; from the coding sequence ATGGCAAGTGACAGCGTCGATCTGACCGGCGAATTCTATCCCATCGAACGACTGCTGGTCTGCGGACCGCTGACCGATGCCCTTGCGATCGGCGCCCGCGCGCGCGCGGCGGGACACCAGGTGAGTCTGCTGATTCCTGACGAAGAGGTCGAGCAGGCGCCGCAGAACTTCCCGGTGCTGAATTCCGAGTCGGTTATTGGCGAGGACGATTTCGATCTCGCCATCGAACTACATTGCACGGATCTCGGAGCCAAGGCCGAAACCCTGCTCTATCTCGAAGACGTTTTCAATGAGCAGGTGCCGATCCTGACGCTGACCATGGCGATCTCTACGGGCGAGTTGGTCCGCGAGATGCTCATGCCCGAACGTGTGATCGGCGTCTCCATGCTTCCGCCGTTCGCGGAGACCAAGGTCGCCGAATTGATGACGGCGCCGGACACGACGCGTGAAGCGCTCCACACGGCACGCCGGTTCTGCGAGAGCCTCGGTATGACCGCCGTGCACGTGGAAGATGCGCCCGCGGGAGTGCTCGTCCGCGCCGTCTGTTGCCTCGTCAACGAGGCCGCGTTGGCGCTGCAAGAGCGCATCGCCACCGCCGCCGAAATCGACTCCGCGATGAAACTCGGTGTGAACTATCCCGCCGGGCCGCTCGCCTGGGGCGATCAAATCGGCCTCGACCGCGTGGTCGCCGTGATGGATGGTTTGTTCGCGGAATTCAAAGAGGAGCGCTACCGCCCCGTGCCACTCCTGAAACGACAAGTTCGCGCCGGGCGCACCGGTGTGCTCGTCGGACAGGGCTTTCACACCTACCGCTGA
- a CDS encoding 3-hydroxybutyryl-CoA dehydrogenase codes for MGAGIAQVCALAGCDVVLFEPAPDVQKRAQKSIETDLKKGVELGKLDREAERAVHARLKYTQMLGDCEGVELVIEAVPERLELKQELFAKCDDLVSPDAVLATNTSSLSVTAIAAPTRFPHRVAGLHFFNPPARMKLVEVVKAHQTAPDVVERCLGFARDIGKEPVLVQDSPGFIVNRCARPFYGEALRCLGEGVADVKTIDEILRAGGFKMGPFELMDLIGIDINFTATRSIWEAYFEDPRYRPHPIQKKMLDAGYLGRKSGRGFYEYADGK; via the coding sequence ATGGGCGCCGGAATCGCGCAGGTCTGCGCGCTGGCCGGATGCGATGTCGTATTGTTCGAACCTGCGCCCGATGTCCAGAAGCGCGCGCAAAAATCCATCGAAACGGATCTGAAAAAGGGCGTCGAGCTGGGCAAACTCGACCGGGAGGCCGAACGGGCGGTCCATGCGCGGTTGAAATACACGCAAATGCTCGGCGATTGTGAGGGCGTTGAACTGGTCATCGAAGCCGTGCCGGAGCGCCTTGAACTCAAGCAAGAGCTGTTCGCCAAGTGCGATGACCTCGTGTCACCCGATGCCGTGCTGGCGACCAATACCAGCTCGCTTTCCGTAACCGCGATTGCCGCGCCAACGCGATTTCCGCACCGGGTGGCCGGCTTGCATTTCTTTAATCCGCCCGCGCGGATGAAACTGGTTGAGGTAGTGAAGGCACACCAGACCGCCCCCGATGTCGTCGAGCGTTGTCTGGGTTTCGCGCGCGACATCGGCAAGGAACCGGTGCTCGTGCAAGATTCGCCCGGTTTCATCGTCAATCGGTGCGCCCGCCCGTTCTACGGCGAAGCCTTGCGCTGCCTTGGCGAAGGCGTCGCGGACGTGAAGACCATCGACGAAATCCTCAGGGCCGGCGGATTCAAGATGGGTCCGTTTGAACTCATGGATCTGATCGGAATCGATATCAACTTCACGGCGACGCGCTCGATCTGGGAAGCCTACTTCGAGGATCCGCGCTACCGTCCGCATCCGATTCAGAAAAAAATGCTCGATGCCGGATACCTCGGGCGCAAGAGTGGCCGCGGCTTCTACGAATACGCCGATGGCAAGTGA
- a CDS encoding ankyrin repeat domain-containing protein: MNSTIRWTSVLLTMLALHTLLPAQSAPGTILQAAHDGDLELLKLFTTNGSSLNDFDANNSTVLHYAAWGGADTVIRYLVAGGVDVNAVNNDGFTPLHCCALSGDSGAAALLLKAGALLYTRDNNKQTPLNLCGLNDNVAVAKVLIAGGADVNDHNENGWTPLRVAAYAKAAQMMQLLKQCGALE; the protein is encoded by the coding sequence ATGAATTCGACGATCCGCTGGACGAGCGTCCTGCTCACGATGCTCGCGCTGCACACGCTGCTGCCCGCGCAGAGTGCGCCGGGGACGATCTTGCAGGCCGCCCACGACGGGGATCTGGAACTGCTCAAATTGTTCACGACCAACGGCTCCTCGCTGAATGACTTCGACGCCAATAACTCCACGGTCTTGCACTATGCCGCCTGGGGCGGCGCCGACACGGTGATTCGCTATTTGGTCGCCGGCGGGGTGGACGTCAATGCCGTCAACAACGACGGCTTCACACCGCTGCACTGCTGTGCGCTGTCCGGGGATTCCGGTGCGGCGGCGCTGCTGCTCAAGGCCGGAGCGCTGCTCTACACACGCGATAACAACAAACAGACACCGCTCAATCTGTGCGGCCTGAACGACAACGTGGCGGTGGCAAAAGTGCTGATCGCCGGCGGCGCGGATGTCAATGATCACAATGAAAACGGCTGGACACCGTTGCGTGTCGCCGCCTACGCGAAAGCCGCGCAGATGATGCAATTGCTCAAACAGTGCGGAGCCCTTGAGTAA
- a CDS encoding redoxin domain-containing protein, which produces MTKLLLVLLAGASSLAAFALELSVRPYQTPASISDYRAALDSTKTFAQRLIVARAFRDRAPDDVELQLLVSTELAQENVEATRKFYADRAEANPQNLAALFLAGRMSASPRERQDYADKILQVEPDNYWGNALRGTSMTFDQDQGLVKAEQALRKAIDANPSQPYAVAALGEIFERRDDPKSADEVYAKLAGMQPERFEPIQLRLRLCAGDIDKATKLVTDFLKQNPAHVDALYTLGAAQREQADWTGYVRSMRKAVAAEPRGENYYNLACAFTLSGMTDSAFTALFAATDGGYNDLEQYKQDEDLIPIKSDPRWDDLLNRIEANQQKDLLAYMQEMAKTAPQRREAAIEQRLGAEAPDFTVNGLDGKDVKLSSLRGKVVILDFWATWCGPCRKTMPLLDKFYSESRPAGVEVFGVNVWERGGTGGVKPFVEERGIHFPILLGTDEIARNYGVQGIPTLVVIDKNGKIAYRHVGYDPSLGESLEWQTKELLK; this is translated from the coding sequence ATGACCAAACTCCTGCTCGTCCTGCTCGCCGGCGCATCCTCCCTGGCCGCCTTCGCTCTTGAGCTATCCGTTCGACCGTACCAGACTCCCGCCAGCATCAGCGACTATCGCGCCGCGCTGGACTCGACGAAAACGTTCGCGCAACGGCTGATCGTGGCGCGCGCCTTTCGCGATCGCGCGCCGGACGATGTGGAGTTGCAGCTACTCGTATCCACGGAACTCGCGCAGGAAAACGTCGAAGCTACCCGCAAGTTCTATGCGGACCGCGCCGAAGCCAACCCGCAAAACCTCGCCGCGCTGTTTCTGGCCGGTCGGATGTCCGCTTCGCCGCGCGAACGTCAGGATTACGCGGATAAGATTCTGCAGGTCGAACCGGATAATTACTGGGGCAACGCGCTTCGCGGCACCTCCATGACCTTCGATCAGGATCAGGGACTGGTCAAAGCTGAACAGGCGCTGCGCAAGGCGATCGACGCGAATCCGTCCCAACCCTATGCGGTGGCCGCGCTGGGCGAAATCTTCGAACGACGCGACGATCCCAAGTCCGCCGACGAAGTGTATGCCAAACTCGCCGGCATGCAGCCCGAGCGATTCGAACCGATCCAACTCCGACTGCGGCTCTGTGCCGGCGACATCGACAAGGCCACCAAGCTCGTCACCGACTTCCTCAAACAGAACCCCGCGCACGTTGACGCGCTGTACACGCTGGGTGCGGCGCAACGCGAGCAGGCGGACTGGACCGGCTACGTGCGGTCCATGCGCAAGGCCGTCGCCGCCGAACCCCGCGGCGAAAACTACTACAACCTCGCTTGCGCCTTCACGCTGAGCGGAATGACTGACTCGGCATTTACCGCGCTGTTTGCCGCGACTGATGGCGGTTATAATGACCTTGAGCAGTACAAGCAGGATGAAGACCTGATTCCAATCAAATCGGATCCGCGTTGGGATGACCTGCTGAATCGGATTGAGGCGAACCAGCAGAAGGACTTGCTGGCCTACATGCAGGAGATGGCCAAGACGGCCCCGCAACGGCGCGAAGCGGCCATCGAACAACGCCTCGGCGCGGAGGCCCCGGATTTCACCGTGAACGGGCTCGATGGCAAAGACGTCAAATTATCGAGCCTGCGGGGCAAGGTCGTAATTCTGGATTTCTGGGCGACCTGGTGCGGCCCGTGCCGCAAGACCATGCCGCTGCTCGACAAGTTCTATTCGGAGTCCAGACCCGCGGGCGTGGAAGTCTTTGGAGTCAACGTCTGGGAGCGCGGTGGCACCGGCGGCGTAAAGCCGTTCGTCGAAGAGCGCGGGATTCACTTCCCGATTCTGCTGGGTACCGATGAAATCGCGCGCAACTATGGCGTGCAGGGAATTCCGACGCTGGTCGTGATTGACAAGAACGGCAAAATCGCCTATCGTCACGTGGGATACGATCCCAGCCTCGGCGAGTCACTGGAGTGGCAGACCAAGGAGTTGTTGAAGTAA